In a single window of the Gossypium hirsutum isolate 1008001.06 chromosome D02, Gossypium_hirsutum_v2.1, whole genome shotgun sequence genome:
- the LOC121214839 gene encoding uncharacterized protein yields the protein MAIKIPALGSIYIESCRRHGAPRTGFLSALFKADVKKSRHELCVLEILLDHVKDVDFHPLLEVTTRIGDSEIEAVDVLNESSCALNGEYALVLIRSIDQKLRIVDLQDLSFGKDFLWDVSQRGLQCQVLNLRSSHFRKLNLVGEFLRLHTLNLDYSTMLSSFREDCFSSMPNLMCLSMCETRISNLWTTIAALSKLPSLVELRFQNWICCNDVGSSGSSVGDDQTGPSQPSNASHLEMPPISLNLLIDLDVMTEQAIRNLLPFSMNQNFQNANEDSSDDSEVDFSIHLENDQLDSSHSAPPGWNREINLPSEATSAALSNQNGEESSEGAISGHVADVSFKYISEHASPICFEQHYREFMIASIPQLRVLDNLPIRNIDREMANLTFFKHFERLPYRRSDKESVVSILQKREIRAIPSSFRTQKQMPMDPVGKSQHSYARSLCAAKMGSSAWAYMHSLSISGNDLGDENGSFRPRQFEYHPTNSSLMVFGTLDGEVVVVNHEKQKIVSYIPSFGTMNSVLGLCWLKHFPSRLIAGSDNGSLKLYDFQHFPSTSNGLRTASSVTFDEFDQLTSVHVNSTDELFLASGYSKNVALYDINSGRRLQVFTDMHQEHINVVKFSNQSPSIFATSSFDQDIKMWDLRQKPIRPCYTATSSKGNVMVCFSPDDHYLLASAVDNEVKQLLAADGSLHLDFQIPATGSSQNYTRSYYLNGKDYIISGSCDEHVVRVCCAQTGRRLRDISLEGKASGSSMFVQSLRGDPFRPFNMSILAAYTRPSSKSEIVKVNLLASSECNKEASSGGSSFPFNSMGG from the exons ATGGCTATCAAAATCCCAGCCTTAGGATCAAT ATACATCGAGTCATGCAGGAGGCATGGTGCACCGAGAACTGGATTTTTATCTGCTCTCTTTAAG GCTGATGTTAAAAAATCCCGCCATGAGTTATGTGTACTGGAGATTTTATTGGACCATGTGAAGGATGTTGATTTTCATCCACTTCTTGAAGTGACTACAAGAATTGGTGATTCTGAGATTGAAGCAGTTGATGTGCTCAATGAATCATCTTGTGCATTGAATGGAGAATATGCTTTAGTTCTGATACGATCTATTGATCAGAAACTTCGGATAGTTGATCTCCAGGATTTGTcatttgggaaggacttcttgtG GGATGTTTCTCAACGAGGGCTACAATGCCAAGTTCTAAACTTGAGGTCTTCGCATTTTCGGAAGCTCAACTTGGTGGGCGAATTTTTGCGGTTGCACACCCTTAACCTTGACTATAGCACCATGCTCAGTAGCTTTCGGGAGGATTGTTTTTCTTCCATGCCGAATCTGATGTGTCTCTCAATGTGTGAGACCAGAATTTCCAACTTATGGACTACAATTGCTGCACTTTCCAAACTTCCTTCTTTGGTGGAGCTTAGGTTTCAAAACTGGATATGCTGCAATGATGTTGGATCCTCTGGATCTTCCGTTGGTGATGATCAAACTGGGCCCAGTCAGCCGAGCAATGCATCTCACCTTGAGATGCCACCTATTAGtcttaatttacttatagatcttGATGTCATGACTGAACAGGCAATAAGAAATTTGCTTCCATTCAGTATGAATCAGAATTTTCAAAACGCAAATGAGGACTCTTCGGATGATAGTGAAGTAGATTTTTCTATTCACCTGGAGAATGACCAATTGGACTCATCACACAGTGCACCTCCTGGGTGGAACAGAGAAATCAATCTACCGAGTGAG GCTACTTCTGCTGCTTTGTCAAATCAAAATGGAGAAGAGTCTTCTGAAGGTGCCATCTCAGGGCATGTTGCAGATGTTTCATTCAAGTACATTTCTGAACATGCTTCACCAATATGCTTTGAGCAACATTATAGGGAGTTCATGATAGCTTCAATACCCCAGTTGAGAGTTTTGGATAACTTACCTATCAGAAATATTGATAGAGAAATGGCTAATCTGACTTTCTTTAAACATTTTGAGCGCCTACCTTATAGAAGAAGCGACAAAGAAAGTGTTGTTAGTATATTGCAGAAGCGAGAAATTAGAGCAATCCCTTCTAGCTTCCGGACACAAAAGCAAATGCCAATGGATCCTGTTGGGAAGTCGCAACATTCTTATGCCCGATCTCTCTGTGCTGCAAAAATGGGATCTTCAGCTTGGGCATATATGCATTCACTTTCTATTTCAGGCAATGATTTGGGAGATGAAAACGGTAGCTTTCGTCCAAGGCAGTTTGAATATCATCCGACTAACTCTAGCCTAATGGTCTTTGGAACTTTAGATGGTGAAGTAGTTGTTGTCAACCATGAAAAGCAGAAAATTGTTAGTTACATCCCTTCATTTGGGACAATGAATAGCGTGTTGGGGCTCTGTTGGCTCAAGCATTTTCCCTCTAGG CTGATAGCTGGTTCAGATAATGGCTCACTGAAGCTGTATGATTTTCAGCATTTCCCATCAACTTCCAACGGCTTGCGTACCGCTAGTTCTGTcacctttgatgagtttgatcaATTAACATCTGTTCATGTTAACTCTACGGATGAACTCTTTCTTGCAAGTGGGTACTCAAAAAACGTGGCTCTGTATGATATCAACAGTGGAAGACGGTTACAAGTGTTCACTGATATGCACCAAGAACACATTAATGTAGTCAAGTTTTCGAACCAATCCCCATCAATTTTCGCTACTTCATCATTTGATCAGGATATTAAGATGTGGGACTTGAGACAGAAGCCAATAAGGCCTTGCTACACTGCTACAAGTTCTAAAGGAAATGTGATGGTCTGCTTCTCGCCAGATGATCACTATCTTCTCGCCTCAGCTGTTGACAATGAG GTAAAACAGCTCTTGGCTGCTGATGGAAGCCTTCACCTGGATTTTCAGATACCTGCTACTGGCAGCTCGCAAAACTACACTCGTTCCTACTACCTGAATGGTAAGGACTATATTATAAGTGGGAGCTGTGATGAGCATGTTGTCCGTGTTTGCTGTGCTCAAACTGGGAGGCGTCTCAGGGATATTTCTCTGGAG GGAAAAGCTTCGGGGAGTTCAATGTTTGTGCAATCACTGAGGGGGGATCCCTTTAGG